Proteins co-encoded in one Bacillus infantis NRRL B-14911 genomic window:
- a CDS encoding undecaprenyl-diphosphate phosphatase has product MKEMIVALILGIVEGLTEFAPVSSTGHMIIVDDILLKSKELFSKEVANTFKVVIQLGSILAVVIVFKDRFIQLLGLGKGGKEQSDGPRLKLTQVIAGLLPAAVLGLLFEDYIDKYLFSVNTVVIGLVAGALLMIAADYYSKRKPAIETVDKITYRQAILIGLFQCIALWPGFSRSGSTISGGVLLGLSHRAASDFTFIMAVPVMLGASGLSLLKNWEYFTPDAIPFFIVGFISAFVFALASIRFFLALINRIKLVPFAIYRIILAAVIYFVFL; this is encoded by the coding sequence ATGAAAGAGATGATTGTTGCCCTGATATTGGGCATTGTTGAAGGTCTCACTGAGTTCGCGCCCGTTTCGTCTACGGGCCATATGATTATAGTGGACGATATTCTATTAAAATCCAAAGAGCTTTTCTCGAAGGAAGTAGCCAATACATTCAAGGTTGTCATTCAGCTTGGGTCGATCCTTGCGGTGGTGATTGTGTTCAAGGACCGGTTTATCCAGCTCCTCGGGCTGGGTAAAGGGGGGAAGGAACAATCGGATGGACCGAGGCTGAAGCTCACGCAAGTGATTGCAGGCCTGCTGCCTGCTGCGGTTCTTGGGCTTCTGTTCGAGGATTATATAGATAAGTATCTGTTCTCTGTCAATACAGTGGTAATCGGCCTTGTGGCTGGAGCATTGCTTATGATTGCAGCTGATTATTATTCAAAGAGGAAGCCGGCCATTGAGACAGTGGACAAGATCACTTACCGGCAGGCAATCCTCATTGGATTGTTCCAATGCATCGCTTTATGGCCGGGCTTTTCACGGTCAGGCTCCACAATCTCGGGCGGGGTGCTGCTTGGACTCAGCCATAGGGCAGCCTCTGACTTTACCTTTATTATGGCGGTGCCTGTCATGCTTGGAGCGAGCGGGCTGTCGCTCTTGAAAAATTGGGAGTATTTCACGCCTGATGCCATCCCATTCTTCATTGTCGGCTTCATCAGTGCCTTTGTGTTCGCCCTGGCCTCAATCCGTTTTTTCCTGGCGCTCATCAACAGAATCAAGCTGGTGCCGTTCGCCATTTACAGAATTATCCTGGCGGCAGTCATTTATTTTGTTTTTCTGTGA
- a CDS encoding dicarboxylate/amino acid:cation symporter — MKLSTKIIIALIAGGIVGLLLNLYSPDLFETLNTYLFTPLGKIFLNLINMLVVPIVFFSITLGTAGLGDPKKLGRIGLKTISYFLATTCMALIIGIAFAYIFQPGTVGTFDTTGAEFQAEEAPPVSDTLLNIIPTNPIKAFTEGNMLQIITFSVFIGFALTMLGEKTRGVLKLFDQGNELMMYLVNLIMRFAPYGTFGLIVSAVGTQGVDAIKAMGLYMGVVLAALIVHTLVTYGSSVYFLAKRNPFEFFKGFAPAMSVAFSTSSSNATLPVSMNVAQKNLKVPESVSSFVQPLGATINMDGTAIMQGVATIFIAQVYGLDLTFTQLVTVVLTAVLASIGTAGVPGVGLIMLAMVLQSVNLPVEGIALIIGIDRLLDMTRTAVNITGDAACAVIVGESEKKKNRELT; from the coding sequence ATGAAACTATCAACAAAGATTATCATCGCTCTGATTGCGGGGGGCATTGTCGGCTTATTATTGAACTTATATTCCCCGGATTTATTTGAAACATTGAACACCTACCTGTTCACTCCGCTGGGGAAAATATTCCTCAACTTGATCAACATGCTCGTTGTGCCGATTGTTTTCTTCTCCATCACGCTTGGCACCGCCGGTCTCGGCGATCCGAAGAAGCTTGGAAGGATTGGCTTGAAGACAATTTCTTACTTTTTGGCGACTACCTGTATGGCTTTGATCATAGGGATCGCATTCGCCTATATATTCCAGCCGGGAACTGTAGGAACTTTTGATACTACCGGCGCGGAGTTCCAGGCGGAGGAGGCGCCGCCAGTATCAGACACCTTGCTGAATATCATTCCGACAAACCCGATTAAGGCATTTACAGAAGGAAACATGCTGCAGATCATTACCTTTTCTGTTTTCATCGGTTTTGCACTAACCATGCTTGGCGAGAAAACCAGAGGGGTCCTGAAGCTGTTTGACCAGGGGAATGAACTGATGATGTATCTTGTGAACCTGATCATGCGTTTTGCTCCGTATGGAACCTTCGGCCTGATCGTATCGGCAGTTGGCACTCAGGGAGTAGATGCGATTAAAGCGATGGGGCTGTACATGGGTGTGGTCCTTGCAGCGCTGATCGTCCATACACTTGTGACTTACGGGTCATCAGTATACTTTCTGGCAAAGCGTAATCCATTTGAATTCTTCAAGGGCTTTGCCCCTGCAATGAGCGTGGCCTTCAGTACATCGAGCAGTAATGCCACACTTCCGGTTTCCATGAATGTGGCCCAGAAGAACTTGAAGGTCCCTGAATCGGTGAGCAGCTTCGTTCAGCCGCTTGGCGCCACGATCAATATGGATGGAACAGCGATCATGCAAGGTGTGGCCACCATCTTTATCGCGCAGGTATATGGCCTTGATCTGACGTTCACCCAGCTTGTGACAGTCGTTCTGACAGCTGTGCTTGCGAGCATCGGAACAGCAGGCGTGCCGGGTGTCGGCCTGATCATGCTGGCGATGGTCCTTCAGTCTGTTAACCTTCCTGTTGAAGGGATCGCCCTGATCATAGGGATCGACAGGCTTCTTGATATGACGAGAACAGCCGTCAATATTACAGGCGATGCCGCTTGTGCAGTCATCGTCGGTGAATCTGAGAAAAAGAAAAACAGGGAATTAACCTGA
- a CDS encoding potassium/proton antiporter, with the protein MINVLHTDTFILLAAILFITGVLTTKFSSRLGVPSLVLFMAVGMLMGSDVLGIIYFDNASTAQMIGVLALIIILFEGGLQTKWKTLRPVVLPSLSLATLGVILTSGIVAAAAKLILGTGWLESILFGAIVGSTDAAAVFAVLKDKNIDERIGATLEAESGSNDPMAVFLTVAMIELITLPEASIWSLIGTFFLQMSIGLLFGLIFGRLAVFALNRINLDSGGLYPVFATAFALLTYGITAFASGSGLLAVYIAAIIIGNMELAYKHTIFRFSEGFAWMMQIMMFVILGLLVFPSELFSLDIFLKGIAISAILILIARPAAVFLSTIRMGYKTNELIFLSWAGLKGAVPIVLATFPLLAGVEGSQQIFNVVFFVVLTSCLIQGSTITALAARLKLTGPKKTTPMHSLELVSIGKADAEMIEYEMEDDAQIIGQTLIDIPFPKGALVNAIIRNDELITPAGSTIILPGDVLYILASRKSKPQLKKLLLQKKIEEAAEPTA; encoded by the coding sequence ATGATTAATGTTTTGCATACAGATACATTCATCCTGCTTGCAGCCATTCTGTTTATCACCGGCGTGCTGACTACTAAATTCTCCTCACGGCTTGGCGTTCCTTCCCTCGTGCTGTTTATGGCAGTCGGGATGCTTATGGGCAGCGACGTACTGGGCATCATTTATTTCGACAATGCCAGCACAGCCCAAATGATCGGTGTCCTTGCTTTGATCATTATCCTGTTTGAAGGCGGCCTCCAGACTAAGTGGAAAACACTGCGCCCTGTTGTCCTCCCATCATTGTCACTCGCCACCCTCGGCGTCATCCTCACATCCGGAATTGTTGCAGCCGCAGCGAAACTCATTCTGGGGACAGGCTGGCTCGAATCAATTCTTTTCGGTGCCATTGTCGGATCAACGGATGCTGCTGCCGTCTTCGCTGTCCTCAAGGATAAGAATATCGATGAACGGATTGGCGCCACTCTTGAAGCAGAATCAGGCTCCAATGATCCGATGGCTGTCTTCCTGACAGTCGCCATGATTGAATTGATCACCCTTCCGGAAGCAAGCATCTGGTCCTTGATCGGAACCTTTTTCCTCCAGATGAGCATTGGCCTCCTGTTTGGACTGATCTTCGGCAGATTGGCCGTGTTTGCCCTTAACCGCATCAATCTTGATTCAGGCGGCCTCTATCCTGTCTTTGCCACAGCCTTTGCACTTTTAACATATGGAATTACAGCCTTTGCGAGCGGAAGCGGCCTTCTTGCCGTCTATATCGCTGCCATTATCATCGGAAACATGGAACTTGCCTACAAGCACACCATCTTCCGCTTTTCTGAAGGATTTGCCTGGATGATGCAGATCATGATGTTTGTGATTCTCGGCCTGCTGGTGTTCCCTTCCGAGCTGTTCAGCCTGGATATATTCCTGAAAGGCATCGCCATTTCTGCAATCCTTATATTGATTGCAAGACCTGCAGCCGTCTTCTTGTCCACTATCAGGATGGGATATAAAACGAACGAACTCATTTTCCTTTCCTGGGCCGGACTTAAGGGAGCCGTACCAATCGTATTGGCCACCTTCCCTCTTCTTGCAGGAGTTGAGGGAAGCCAGCAGATCTTCAATGTCGTCTTCTTCGTCGTCCTGACCAGCTGCCTCATTCAAGGCTCAACGATTACAGCACTCGCAGCGAGACTCAAGCTGACCGGACCGAAAAAAACGACGCCTATGCATTCGCTTGAGCTTGTGTCCATCGGAAAGGCAGATGCAGAAATGATTGAATACGAAATGGAGGATGATGCCCAGATCATCGGGCAGACCCTGATTGATATCCCGTTCCCTAAAGGTGCGCTTGTGAATGCCATCATCCGCAATGATGAACTGATTACCCCGGCCGGCAGCACCATCATCCTTCCAGGGGATGTGCTGTATATCCTCGCCAGCCGCAAGAGCAAACCGCAGCTCAAGAAGCTTCTTCTGCAGAAAAAAATAGAAGAAGCGGCCGAACCGACTGCGTAG
- a CDS encoding tyrosine-type recombinase/integrase: MKTVGAITDKQKILIMKEWLQSRSSRDYCLFLLGINTGIRINDLLHLQVKDAADESGNILSYLHTSENCFPPIYFNLQVREALHKCIKENGLKREDPLFKSRKSHNSITRVQAYRIINEAARAAGIEEPVGTHTLRKTFGYHAYSKGIAVSLIQKRLQQSSPSETYSYLGISPKNPPSVTLDVNL, translated from the coding sequence ATGAAAACAGTCGGTGCAATAACTGACAAACAAAAGATCCTGATTATGAAAGAGTGGCTCCAATCCCGCTCATCCAGGGATTATTGCTTGTTTCTGCTTGGCATCAACACCGGAATACGCATTAATGACCTGCTTCATCTGCAGGTAAAAGATGCTGCAGATGAAAGCGGAAATATTCTTTCCTATTTGCATACCTCTGAAAATTGCTTCCCCCCTATCTATTTCAATCTGCAGGTCCGCGAAGCCCTCCACAAGTGCATCAAGGAGAATGGCCTCAAAAGGGAAGACCCGCTCTTTAAGTCAAGGAAGTCCCATAATTCAATCACAAGAGTTCAGGCGTACCGGATCATTAATGAGGCTGCCAGGGCCGCAGGCATTGAAGAGCCTGTCGGCACACACACTTTAAGAAAAACCTTTGGCTACCATGCTTATTCAAAAGGCATTGCCGTGTCGCTGATTCAAAAGAGGCTTCAGCAATCATCCCCATCAGAAACCTATAGCTATCTGGGGATTTCACCTAAGAACCCCCCATCTGTCACTCTCGACGTCAATTTATAG
- a CDS encoding lactonase family protein, producing the protein MKDHIFSGFIGTYTKGDSKGIYSFELNTENGRLDNVKLAAELENPTYVTVSEDKTRLYSVVKEGAKGGAAAFSISDDGGLTELNRQLSDGASPCHISVNKDSDYAVTANYHKGTIEAYGLTGEGSLLSASSVAQHEGTGPNPDRQEKPHAHYAGFTPDGKFIAAVDLGTDEIITYELNDGVLKEAATLDVKPGSGPRHLVFHPERNIAYVMTELSSEVIVLEYSPNDGSFKVMQTVPAIPQTFRENNQGSAIHISSDGRFVYAANRGHDSIAVYSVNEETGKLDFIEHTSTEGNWPRDFVLDPSERYIVASNQETGNLTLFARDAQSGRLSLLQKDVSVPYPVCVKFL; encoded by the coding sequence ATGAAGGACCATATTTTTTCCGGATTTATTGGCACCTACACAAAAGGCGACAGCAAAGGCATTTATTCTTTTGAATTGAATACAGAAAACGGCAGGCTCGATAATGTCAAGCTCGCCGCAGAGCTTGAAAACCCTACATATGTGACAGTCAGCGAAGATAAAACACGCCTTTATTCCGTCGTAAAGGAAGGGGCGAAAGGCGGCGCAGCCGCGTTCTCCATCAGCGATGACGGCGGGCTTACGGAACTGAACCGCCAGCTGTCTGACGGTGCATCTCCATGCCATATCAGTGTAAATAAAGACTCGGACTATGCAGTGACTGCCAATTACCATAAAGGTACAATTGAAGCCTACGGACTGACGGGGGAAGGTTCCCTGCTTTCAGCTTCATCGGTTGCCCAGCATGAGGGTACAGGTCCAAACCCAGACCGCCAGGAAAAGCCGCATGCCCATTATGCAGGTTTTACGCCAGATGGAAAATTCATTGCAGCCGTTGACCTGGGTACAGATGAAATCATTACCTATGAGTTAAATGATGGAGTGCTGAAGGAAGCGGCCACACTGGATGTAAAGCCTGGCAGCGGTCCGCGGCATCTTGTTTTCCACCCGGAAAGAAATATTGCCTATGTGATGACAGAGCTGAGCTCCGAGGTAATCGTGCTCGAATACAGCCCGAATGACGGCAGCTTCAAGGTAATGCAGACAGTACCGGCCATCCCTCAAACATTCCGGGAAAATAACCAGGGAAGCGCCATCCATATCTCTTCTGACGGCCGCTTTGTCTATGCCGCCAATCGCGGACATGACAGCATCGCCGTATACTCTGTGAATGAAGAAACAGGCAAGCTGGATTTCATCGAGCATACTTCAACTGAAGGAAACTGGCCGCGCGACTTTGTGCTCGATCCTTCAGAAAGATATATCGTTGCCTCCAACCAGGAAACCGGAAACCTCACTTTGTTTGCCCGTGACGCACAAAGCGGCAGGCTATCCCTGCTGCAGAAGGATGTTTCAGTTCCTTACCCTGTATGTGTGAAATTCTTATAA
- a CDS encoding general stress protein: protein MAEDNKRVVGSYATENEAVETIERLKAEGYRAEDISVISKNRDDLDAVSEETGTKTEEGLAAGAAAGGALGGLTGLLVGIGALAIPGIGPIVAAGPIAATLTGAAVGAGAGGLAGALIGMGIPEEEASRYEAEVKEGRILILVDPDDRNRDRLTDDETIFTGGAVNDARRTDEDFVGTTDRNTAIRATDQEDKYDDYIVDPLNPGELDKGENAFQDHNDQNRPYTDENIDPNTPLSDKVVSNPFADEDRLRDEVNRDYTDPRQPNSDYPKG from the coding sequence ATGGCAGAAGATAATAAGCGCGTAGTAGGCTCATATGCAACAGAGAATGAAGCGGTTGAAACAATTGAAAGGCTGAAAGCAGAAGGCTACCGGGCTGAGGACATTTCCGTCATCAGCAAAAACCGTGATGATCTTGACGCTGTGAGCGAGGAAACCGGGACGAAGACAGAGGAAGGCCTTGCGGCTGGCGCTGCTGCCGGCGGAGCATTGGGCGGGCTCACAGGGCTGCTTGTGGGCATCGGTGCCCTTGCAATCCCTGGAATTGGACCGATCGTTGCGGCGGGCCCGATTGCTGCAACACTGACCGGGGCAGCGGTTGGCGCCGGGGCAGGCGGACTTGCAGGCGCATTGATCGGCATGGGCATCCCGGAAGAAGAGGCCAGCCGTTATGAAGCAGAGGTAAAAGAAGGAAGAATCCTGATCCTTGTGGATCCCGATGACCGGAACCGCGACCGCCTGACAGATGATGAAACGATCTTCACCGGAGGAGCTGTCAATGACGCCCGCCGCACTGACGAAGATTTCGTAGGCACAACAGACAGGAATACAGCCATCCGGGCTACGGACCAGGAAGATAAGTATGACGACTATATTGTCGATCCGCTTAACCCCGGTGAACTGGATAAAGGCGAAAATGCATTCCAGGACCACAATGATCAAAACCGCCCGTATACAGATGAAAATATAGATCCAAACACCCCTCTCAGTGACAAGGTGGTAAGCAACCCCTTTGCAGATGAAGACAGACTGAGAGATGAAGTGAACCGCGATTATACTGACCCGCGCCAGCCTAATTCAGACTATCCTAAAGGATAA
- a CDS encoding STAS domain-containing protein gives MRNELLKIGTRIVESKEQLVNHIFERECPFYKEKLKKSTVARNQIAEWRKALIQILGESLYMDQEESGRKIEEWARNTGETAIENGVPLDESLRVLSLFRSVIWDVFTEELEKNQFAAVTMLDVSKIINPLLDEVAYIFSNIYMNYSTRKIEVARTALQELSVPVVPISEDIAVLPLVGEVDTERAKFIMEKCLKNSSELQLKQLFIDVSGVPMIDTMVAHNLFQIVKSLNLIGVKATMTGIRPEIAQTIVALGIEFREIPTRANLKQALMAAGFEQTKR, from the coding sequence TTGAGGAACGAATTGCTTAAGATTGGCACAAGAATAGTAGAGAGCAAAGAGCAGCTCGTCAATCACATATTTGAACGGGAATGCCCTTTCTATAAGGAAAAGCTTAAGAAATCGACTGTTGCCAGAAATCAGATAGCTGAATGGCGCAAGGCCTTGATTCAGATCCTGGGTGAATCATTATATATGGATCAGGAGGAAAGCGGGCGCAAAATTGAAGAATGGGCCCGTAACACAGGAGAAACTGCGATAGAAAACGGCGTTCCCCTGGACGAATCCCTCCGTGTGCTGTCCCTGTTCAGATCGGTTATTTGGGACGTTTTCACTGAGGAGCTGGAGAAAAATCAATTTGCTGCTGTCACGATGCTTGATGTCAGCAAAATCATCAACCCGCTCCTGGATGAGGTCGCGTATATATTCAGTAATATTTACATGAACTACAGCACAAGGAAAATAGAAGTAGCCCGGACTGCCCTGCAGGAGCTGTCCGTTCCGGTTGTCCCGATTTCAGAGGATATTGCCGTTCTTCCGCTCGTTGGGGAAGTAGATACAGAGCGCGCAAAATTCATTATGGAAAAATGCCTGAAAAACAGCTCAGAGCTTCAATTAAAGCAGCTGTTCATTGATGTTTCAGGCGTCCCGATGATAGATACGATGGTTGCCCATAATCTGTTTCAGATTGTAAAGTCATTAAACCTGATCGGCGTGAAGGCAACTATGACCGGAATACGGCCGGAAATCGCCCAGACGATCGTGGCCCTCGGGATAGAATTCCGGGAAATCCCCACGAGGGCAAATCTTAAGCAGGCGCTGATGGCAGCAGGATTCGAGCAAACTAAAAGATGA
- a CDS encoding BA3454 family stress response protein: MVQVTVTVNHGGKNYMTNVIAHRGTQEEEIARLAQEQVQRQWQAAN; this comes from the coding sequence ATGGTACAAGTAACTGTAACCGTTAATCACGGCGGAAAAAATTATATGACAAATGTAATCGCACATAGAGGGACACAAGAAGAGGAAATTGCACGCCTTGCACAGGAACAGGTGCAGAGACAATGGCAGGCAGCCAATTAA
- a CDS encoding YqcI/YcgG family protein — protein MKTIQKSLLTKEDMTNPDIVPAWVIEEYKTFHQTVTDKTFPCYFGMTAENRGELRYAYISQEDWSQLPKALEQFIDLFDAPKLIRHGLFVFVEPEKEEKDIPYYREYFWNILKYLHDQDEKPWPKDDPEDPDHHLWAFSFAEEPFFVFGNAPAYKQRKTRDLGNSLVLGFQPRRIFEGLEGTSKGGIMSREKVRERVEKWDGLPKHPNISHYGDPEHREWKQYFIGDDIKPIEGKCPFHSK, from the coding sequence ATGAAAACCATCCAAAAATCATTGCTGACAAAAGAAGATATGACTAACCCTGACATTGTGCCTGCCTGGGTCATTGAAGAATATAAGACCTTCCATCAAACCGTCACAGACAAGACCTTCCCGTGCTATTTCGGCATGACTGCTGAAAACCGCGGGGAGCTGCGCTATGCATATATTTCACAGGAGGACTGGTCACAGCTTCCGAAGGCGCTGGAACAGTTCATTGATCTTTTTGATGCCCCTAAGCTTATCCGCCATGGCTTGTTTGTGTTTGTGGAGCCGGAAAAAGAAGAGAAGGATATCCCTTACTACCGCGAATATTTCTGGAACATTCTGAAGTATCTTCATGATCAGGATGAAAAACCTTGGCCAAAGGATGATCCAGAGGACCCGGACCACCATCTATGGGCATTCTCTTTTGCGGAAGAGCCCTTCTTTGTATTTGGAAACGCGCCAGCCTATAAGCAGCGGAAAACAAGGGATCTAGGTAACAGCCTTGTGCTGGGATTCCAGCCGCGGAGAATTTTTGAGGGGCTGGAAGGCACTTCAAAAGGAGGAATTATGTCCAGGGAAAAAGTCAGGGAACGAGTGGAAAAGTGGGATGGACTGCCAAAGCATCCGAATATCAGCCATTATGGGGATCCTGAGCATCGGGAATGGAAGCAATACTTCATCGGCGATGATATCAAGCCGATTGAAGGCAAATGCCCCTTCCATTCTAAATAA
- a CDS encoding mechanosensitive ion channel gives MDNNYAFWNGWNGYLNQLPDLLLALVVLLLGWIIAKAVEKAVLKGLRKTNLDNKLFAESGNRKYSPEKIISKIVYILILIFVFIWFFNILNLSFLATPLVGMFSTITGAIPSILKAALILLAAWLVASALKFLIKRGGRTLRVHETLNKYKFIKGDHDSSNIVDKAANIVFYLVLLISLPAVLSALNLEGVSGPFASMLNDILAFLPKLLAAALILFIGWFIAKLVRDIVTSFLQSIGTEKLVGRFGLSKLFEGTTLSSVAGYIVFVFIMIPVVIAALEELDLEGISQPAIAMLNDVLTMIPNIIVAIAFILAGIWLGKWVRQMVASLLERIGADSYFNSIGFKKNKTGAAKSGISQLIGYIAQIIVVLLFVVQALNLLKLDFLVTLATGVIAYLPHVLAALVILGAGLWLGTLVKKLLSSLLEGPHFRLLSSVAQYAIVAISIFMALDQLGVAHSIVNSAFILILGGLALAFGLAFGLGGKDFAAKYLQKLDRKIEQTSINKDARTTQIKESMTPDASRGTQAGDSGPARPMTPDNADPINPEHNRMNEKRDE, from the coding sequence TTGGATAATAATTATGCTTTTTGGAATGGCTGGAATGGCTATCTGAACCAGCTTCCCGACCTTTTGCTGGCATTAGTCGTCCTCCTGTTGGGATGGATCATTGCAAAGGCGGTTGAAAAGGCGGTCCTGAAAGGCCTCCGCAAAACCAATCTTGATAACAAACTGTTTGCCGAGTCGGGAAACAGAAAGTATTCCCCTGAGAAAATCATAAGCAAAATCGTTTATATTCTCATTCTCATTTTTGTCTTTATTTGGTTCTTCAATATCTTAAACTTAAGCTTCCTGGCTACTCCGCTAGTAGGCATGTTCTCGACTATTACAGGTGCCATCCCAAGCATTCTAAAGGCTGCCTTGATCCTGCTGGCTGCCTGGCTGGTGGCATCCGCCCTCAAGTTTCTCATCAAGCGTGGAGGCAGAACGCTTCGCGTCCATGAAACACTGAACAAATATAAATTCATTAAAGGAGATCACGATTCCTCCAATATCGTCGATAAAGCTGCCAATATTGTATTCTATCTGGTTCTGCTGATTTCCCTTCCTGCCGTGCTGTCAGCCTTGAATCTCGAGGGAGTCTCCGGACCGTTTGCCAGCATGCTCAATGATATTCTGGCTTTCCTTCCTAAACTCCTTGCCGCTGCCCTTATTCTGTTTATCGGCTGGTTCATCGCCAAGCTGGTCCGTGATATTGTCACGAGCTTCCTGCAGAGCATCGGTACGGAAAAGCTTGTCGGGCGTTTCGGCCTGTCCAAGCTGTTTGAAGGGACCACCCTTTCATCTGTTGCCGGCTATATCGTCTTTGTCTTCATTATGATCCCGGTCGTAATCGCGGCACTCGAAGAATTGGATCTGGAAGGAATATCACAGCCCGCGATTGCCATGCTGAACGATGTCCTCACCATGATCCCGAATATCATTGTAGCCATCGCCTTTATCCTTGCGGGCATCTGGCTCGGAAAATGGGTCAGGCAGATGGTTGCCAGCCTTCTTGAACGAATCGGCGCAGACTCATATTTTAATAGCATCGGATTCAAAAAAAATAAAACCGGGGCTGCAAAAAGCGGGATTTCCCAGCTGATCGGCTATATTGCCCAGATCATTGTTGTCCTCTTATTTGTTGTACAGGCTCTGAACCTGTTGAAGCTCGACTTCCTTGTCACACTGGCAACCGGGGTCATAGCCTATTTGCCGCATGTTCTTGCAGCCCTTGTCATTCTTGGAGCTGGATTATGGCTCGGAACCCTGGTAAAGAAGCTGCTTTCAAGCCTGCTGGAAGGCCCTCATTTCCGCCTTCTTTCATCTGTGGCACAATATGCAATTGTAGCCATTTCCATCTTTATGGCCCTGGACCAGCTTGGCGTCGCCCATTCCATCGTCAATTCCGCCTTTATCCTTATACTCGGCGGACTGGCCCTCGCCTTTGGCCTTGCCTTTGGTTTAGGAGGAAAGGATTTTGCAGCCAAGTATCTGCAAAAGCTTGACCGTAAAATTGAGCAGACGAGCATCAATAAAGATGCCCGCACCACCCAGATTAAAGAATCAATGACTCCAGATGCCTCCAGGGGCACTCAAGCTGGGGATTCCGGCCCTGCCCGGCCGATGACGCCGGATAACGCTGATCCGATAAATCCGGAGCATAATCGCATGAATGAAAAAAGAGATGAATAA
- a CDS encoding sigma-70 family RNA polymerase sigma factor: MEHIVRKAIKGDDEAFLDIIRSCKADLYKTALAYMRNEEEALEAVQEVTFRAYRSIKDLKQPAYFKTWIIRIMIHYCCDRLKKQHRLVYNEQLLLASGGEEDTLLFEVQDAMEALDDRSRELLTLKYFHDLKIKEVAALYNRPEGTVKTWLNKALKSLREKLEESGGKMDV; the protein is encoded by the coding sequence TTGGAGCATATTGTCCGCAAAGCCATAAAAGGGGATGATGAAGCTTTTCTTGATATCATCCGTTCCTGCAAGGCAGATTTGTATAAAACCGCACTCGCCTATATGCGAAATGAGGAAGAAGCTCTTGAGGCCGTGCAGGAAGTAACCTTCCGGGCTTACAGGAGCATAAAAGATCTGAAGCAGCCTGCCTATTTCAAGACATGGATCATCCGTATCATGATCCATTACTGCTGCGACAGGCTCAAGAAGCAACACAGGCTCGTATATAATGAACAGCTGCTCCTCGCATCGGGCGGGGAAGAGGATACTCTTCTATTCGAGGTCCAGGATGCAATGGAGGCGCTCGATGACCGCTCCCGTGAACTGCTGACGCTAAAATACTTCCACGATCTTAAAATCAAGGAAGTGGCTGCCCTGTACAACCGTCCGGAAGGAACCGTGAAAACATGGCTCAATAAAGCGTTAAAGTCATTAAGAGAGAAGCTCGAGGAAAGCGGGGGGAAGATGGATGTTTGA